In Leishmania infantum JPCM5 genome chromosome 12, one genomic interval encodes:
- a CDS encoding putative translation initiation factor EIF-2b alpha subunit produces MDVPSEDYDVSIMIQAIHEVQDVLTSRQFATFSEVDTEIGKTLKRYEAFGDGFERFHVNLTKDALQSNDLQKSLKDMDKRCQDRLRDCASSQKDQINDILPFIRNTSSILVHGSGNLLALTIACSIQEHEGVRFYICEGRPARKGYPHGSGEQLLEKVLATPEGMRLKDKLHNYCRIVPDSGVSSVMNNVDFVIMGAYCVTEHGGLVHSTGSLQIAIVAAFRNVPCYVLCETFKFAHIFPLSTDDLKQPEDGAGEVVPLVEFVPPSMITLIFSEQGIMPPSAVADEMFRFHTAPSAPGKRR; encoded by the coding sequence ATGGACGTCCCAAGCGAAGATTACGATGTGAGCATTATGATACAGGCAATTCACGAGGTTCAAGATGTTTTGACCTCTAGGCAGTTTGCTACTTTTTCTGAAGTGGACACGGAGATCGGCAAGACGCTGAAGCGGTACGAGGCTTTCGGTGACGGTTTCGAGAGATTTCACGTCAACTTGACCAAAGATGCGCTGCAGTCTAACGACTTGCAGAAGAGCCTCAAGGATATGGATAAGCGCTGTCAAGATCGCCTGAGAGACTGCGCGTCTAGCCAGAAGGATCAGATTAATGACATTTTGCCCTTTATACGTAATACATCTTCCATTCTCGTTCACGGGTCGGGTAATTTGCTGGCGCTAACTATTGCCTGCTCCATTCAGGAGCATGAGGGGGTTCGCTTTTATATCTGCGAAGGGCGACCCGCGCGCAAGGGCTATCCCCATGGCTccggcgagcagctgctaGAAAAGGTGCTCGCAACACCGGAAGGTATGCGGCTAAAGGACAAGCTGCATAATTATTGCAGGATCGTGCCTGACAGCGGTGTGAGCTCGGTGATGAACAATGTGGACTTCGTCATTATGGGAGCGTACTGTGTGACAGAGCACGGTGGACTCGTTCACTCCACGGGCTCCCTTCAGATTGCCATAGTGGCCGCCTTCCGTAATGTTCCTTGCTACGTGTTGTGTGAGACTTTCAAGTTTGCGCACATTTTTCCTCTTAGCACTGACGATCTGAAACAGCCGGAGGATGGCGCCGGAGAAGTGGTTCCTTTGGTGGAGTTTGTGCCGCCGTCCATGATCACGCTTATCTTTTCGGAGCAGGGTATCATGCCGCCTTCTGCAGTCGCTGATGAGATGTTCCGTTTTCACACGGCTCCTTCTGCTCCAGGAAAGCGGCGATAA
- a CDS encoding putative proteasome beta-1 subunit, protein MLQRPDHTLLQDPSYPKDIEQKLTENGPAQAGKQLFQPDLAVIDPQLSEAVSLGTTILAVSYKGGVVLAADSRTSSGTYVVNRASNKLTKLTEKIYCCRSGSAADTQALAERVSNYLGSYQTDIGADVNVATAANLFHKMCYVNRWNISAGIIVAGYDPINGGSVYSIPSGGSCVKLDYALGGSGSIFLYSFFDANYKPGMSKGECVAFCQRAVAHAYSRDGSSGGLIRTITLDAEEAEDLTVPWKRSPYCMEKDPKYQVQAVQNPPFSSSAKVTGNRMSSTG, encoded by the coding sequence ATGCTCCAGCGCCCTGATCATACTCTTCTGCAGGATCCTTCGTATCCGAAGGATATTGAGCAGAAGCTGACGGAGAATGGGCCAGCACAGGCTGGCAAGCAGCTTTTTCAGCCGGATCTCGCCGTTATTGACCCGCAGCTGAGCGAGGCCGTCTCTCTGGGCACAACAATTCTTGCTGTATCGTACAAAGGCGGTGTTGTTCTTGCCGCGGACTCGCGCACTTCGTCCGGCACGTATGTCGTGAATCGTGCCAGCAACAAGCTGACGAAGCTGACCGAGAAGATTTATTGCTGTCGAAGTGGTTCTGCCGCGGATACACAGGCTCTCGCTGAGCGCGTCTCGAACTACCTCGGTAGCTATCAAACGGATATCGGCGCAGACGTGAACGttgccacggcagcgaaTCTGTTTCACAAAATGTGCTACGTGAACAGATGGAACATCTCGGCGGGCATCATCGTCGCTGGGTACGACCCGATCAACGGAGGCTCAGTGTACAGCATCCCATCTGGCGGGTCATGCGTAAAGCTCGACTATGCacttggcggcagcggctccatTTTCCTGTACTCTTTCTTTGATGCCAACTATAAACCGGGTATGTCGAAGGGCGAGTGCGTTGCCTTCTGCCAGCGTGCTGTTGCGCACGCGTACAGCCGCGACGGCTCCAGCGGCGGTCTGATCCGGACGATCACTCTCGACGCtgaagaggcagaggacCTGACGGTCCCGTGGAAACGGTCGCCCTACTGCATGGAGAAGGATCCAAAATATCAGGTGCAGGCCGTGCAGAACCCgcccttcagcagcagcgccaaggTTACCGGAAATCGGATGTCTTCGACAGGGTGA